A region of the Myxococcus stipitatus DSM 14675 genome:
TGGTGGCGGGTGGACGGAACCCCGGGGGCCTGTTGGCGTCGGCGGAGCTGTATGACCCGGTCGCCAACACCTGGGCGCCCGCGGCGTCGCTCGCGCAGGGGCGGGCCACGTTCACGATGACGTTGTTGCCGTCGGGACGGGTGCTGGCGACGGCGGGCATGTCGGGTGCGGGAGAGCTGGCCTCGGCGGAGCTGTATGACCCGGTCTCCAACACCTGGACGGCGGCGGGCAATCTCGCCACCGCGCGCGTGTTCCACTCCGCCGTGTTGCTGCCCTCGGGGCGCGTGCTCGTCGCGGGCGGTGAGGGCTCTCCGGGCGTGTCCCTCGCGTCGGCCGAGCTGTATGACACCACGACGCGCACGTGGAAGGTCGTGACGGCGCTCGCGGCGGCGCGGGCTCGCTTCGCGCTGGACGTCCTTCCCTCGGGCGAGGTGCTCGCGGCGGGAGGCGAGGGCTCTGGAGGGGCGTGGCTGGCGAGCGCGGAGCTGTTCGAGGACACGGGCTCACCGCCCGCCACGCGGCCGGTGGTGACGGGGCCCGATACGGCGTCCCAGGGTTGCCCGGTGCGCATCACGGGGACGCAGTTCCGAGGGGCCTCGGGAGGCAGCTCGGGAGACTACCGGGACTCGGCCGCGAACCTTCCGGTGGTGAGGGTGCGGACGGTGGAAGGGGACCGGCTCTGGGCGCTGCCGGGCACGGAGATGACCGCCACGGGCGTGACGGTGACGATTCCCGCGACCATGCCGGTGGGGACCCAGGTGGTCTCTGTCTTTGCGAACGCGGTGAGCGGTGGCCGGGTGTTGACGGTCATCGCGAACACCGCGCCGGTGGCGAGGGACTTGTCCGTCTCCACCGGGTTCGGCGCGCCGGTGAACATCACGTTGGAGGCGACGGACGCGGAGGCGGGAGCACCGCTCGGCTACGTCATCGTCACGCCTCCGACGCACGGCACCTTGAGCGGCACGCCGCCCGCCGTCACGTACACGCCGAACGCGGGCTACTCGGGGCCGGACAGCTTCACGTATCGCGCTCGGGACTGCGGTCTGGACAGCAATGTCTCCACGGTGAGCATCAACGTGGCCGCGACGAACCCGCCGACCATCACCTGCCCGGCGGACCTGCAGGTCGAGGCGACGGGGGCCTCGGGCGCGACGGTGACGTACCCGCCCGCGACGGCCACGGATGACACCACGGCGAATCCGACGGTGACGTACTCGCATCCCTCGGGCAGCACGTTGCCGTTGGGGGAGACGGTCATCACGGCGACGGCGGAGGACGCGGATGGAGCGCAGGCGTCCTGTACGTTCCGGGTGACGGTGCGGGACACGACGCCTCCGACGCTGGTGTGCCCGGAGAACGTGCGGGTGGTGGGAGATGATGGCGGTGGGGCGCTCGTGACGTACACGGTGCCTGCGTCGGTGGATGGGATTTCCGGCCCCGCGACGGTGACGGCGACGCCGGCCTCGGGGACGCGCTTCCCATCGGGACGGACGCGGGTCGTCGTCACCGCGACGGATGCGGCCGGGAACTCCGCGAGCTGTGAGTTCGAGGTGCTGGTGCAGGCGCGGGTGGTGTCGATTGCCGGCGGTGGTTGTCAGTCCGCGGGGGGCGGTGGGCTGGGCTGGGGCGCCGCGTGGGTGCTCGCTGCGTGGGCGAGCCGTCGGCGGGGCAAGGAGCGGCGTCCTGTCCGGAGTCGTGTGCGGATGGGGGCGCTCGCGGTGGCCTTGGTGTCGACGAGCGCGGTGGGGCAGACGGTGTCGAGCCCGCTGGTGGCGTTCGATGCGGAGCGCTTGCGGCTGAGTGCCTCGGCGACGGACTCGTTGATGGTGGATACGGGGCGCGTGCTGACGGAAGGGGGCTATCGGCTCAGCCTGCTTGCGGGCTACGAGCGCGGCATCCTGATTCTGGAGGGCAATGATGGGAGCAGCCGTTCCATCCTGCACTACAGGACGTCGGCGTGGCTGCAGGGGGCCTGGTCACCGGTGGACCGGTTGGAGGTGTCCGCGCGGTTGCCGGTCATCATCTCGCAGGGTGGGCATGGGGCGGGCTTGTACGAGGGCGTCTCGGAGCCTTCGTCCTCGGGGTTGGGGACGCCGGAGGTGGGGGCTCGCTACGCGTTGATGCGGCGGGAGGATGGGGCGCCGCTGTCGTTGGCGGTGGGGCTGGATGTGGGGTTGCCGGGAGGACGGGCGAGTGCGTTCGGGCGGCAGGAGCACTGGGCGGGGATGCAGTTCTCGCCGAGGGTCTCGTTGGGACGTGAGGTGGGGATGTTCGCGTTGGGCGCGAGCGTGGGGGCGCGGGTGAGGTCGAAGGAGGTGGAGCCCGGGCGAGACGTGGGGACGGAGCTGGAGCAGTCGGTGGTGGTGGCGACGCGCGGGAAGGGGCTGCGGGGTGAGCTGGCGTTGCAGGTGGCGGAGTCGCTGGTGCATCCGGATGTGGCGGTGGAGTTGTTGGGAGGTGTGCGGCTGCCCATTGGAAGTGGCTTCGAGGTGAATGCGCTCGCGGGGCATGGCTTCACGGACATCCCGGGGACGCCGTCGTGGCGCGTGGGGGCGGGCATCGCCTGGGCGCACGAGCCCGAGCAGAAGCCCGACTCGGACAGCGATGGAGACTCGGTGCCCGACAAGAAGGACCGGTGTCCGCGCGAGGCGGGTGTGCCGGAGAACGATGGCTGCCCGGACCGGGACTCGGATGGAGATGGGGTCGTGGACCGTCTGGACCGTTGCCCGGATGAAGCAGGGATCGCGGAGTCGCAGGGCTGCCCGGAGCCGGATGAGGATGGCGACGGAGTGCCGGACGCGAAGGACAAGTGCCCGAAGGAGAAGGGCACGGCGGAGAACCAAGGCTGCCCGGCGGTGAAGGACACGGACGGCGATGGCGTTCCGGATGATGAGGACAAGTGCCCGAGCGAGAAGGGCACGGCGGAGAACCAGGGCTGCCCGGCGGTGAAGGACACGGACGGCGATGGTGTTCCGGATGGTGAGGACAAGTGCCCGAGCGAGAAGGGCACGGCGGAGAACCAGGGCTGCCCCGCGCCGGTGAAGAAGCCGGTGCAGGAGGAGAAGCTCTCGTTGTCGGGTCGTCGAGTCACGTTCCCGGTGGGCCTCGCGGTCATCGAGGGCGAGGGTGCGCGCGTGTTGGATGAGGTCGTGGAGATGTTGAAGTCACGGCCGGACGTCGCGATTCGAGTCGAGGGCCACACGGACAACACGGGGCCCGAGACGCTCAACCAGGAGCTGAGTCAGTCTCGTGCGGAGGCGGTGCGGTCCTACCTCATCCAGCGAGGCATCAACGGCTCGCGCCTCGAGGCCCGAGGCTACGGACCGTCGCGTCCCGTGGCGTCGAACGACACGCCGGAAGGTCGAAGCGCGAACCGGCGCGTGGACTTCGTCATCAAGAACTGACGAAGCAAACCCAGAGCCGCGGGGCCCACGAGGCTCCGCGGCTCGGAACTGAGTGAAGAGGGGGGTTACTCCCGCTGCGCCGTTTGCCTACGCGAACGCCACATAGGCCGCGACGCCCATCATGCACGCGCCGAACGTCCATCCCTGGATGCGCAGGGCCTTCTCGGAGCGGAAGCGTCCCAGGATGAGCTTGCCCCCATAAATCCAGGGGAAGTGGCACACCACGCAGACGCCCAGGAACGCCACCGTGAGCATCGCGGCCTGCGTCAGGGCCCCGCTCGCGGGATTGAGGAATTGGGAGAACATCACCAGGACCATCGAGTGGATCTTCGGGTTGAACGCCACGGCCAGCAGCCCCTCGACGAACCCCAGCTTCTCCACGGACGCGTCCTCTCCGCCCGCCGACCCTCGCGCGGAGCGGAAGAACCCCCACGCGAGATAGAGCAGGTACACGACACTGCACACCCGCAGCACCTCGTGCAGCGCGGGAATCTCCTGCAGCACGCTCCCCAATCCCAATCCGTAGATGATGCAGAGCGCGACGTTCGCCACCTCGAACCCCAGCCAGAACGGCAGCGAGCCTCGGATGCCGAACCGCCCTCCCGCGGTGGCGAGCACCGTGTTGCCCGGCCCTGGGCTGAACACCATTGGGACCGTGTACCCCAGGAACATCACCCAGACTTCAGCGGGAATCATGGCGAAGACCTCGTGCGCCAGCGTTCATCGCGGTGGGGCGCGGCCCATCAGAAACTCCATTTCGAGCCCAGGGCCCAGCGAGCTATCCTCGGCCGCTCGATAAAGGGAGCTCATCGAGCATGCGTCGCATTCCACCGCTGGGCGCGCTTCGTGCGTTCGAGGCGGGAGCGAGACACCTGAGCTTCACTCGCGCCGCCACGGAGCTGCGAGTCACCCAGGCCGCCATCAGCCATCACGTCCGCCAGCTCGAGGACTGGCTCGGCGTCTCCCTGTTCGAGCGCCGAGGTCACGCCCTCACGCTGACCCGCAAGGGCCAGGAGTACCTGCGCGAGCTCACCCCCGTCTTCGAGCGCCTCTCCGAGGCCACCACCCGCCTCTCCGAAGCCGAGCAGGGCCCGCTGCGCCTCACCGTGCTCCCATCCTTCGCCTCCTGCTGGCTCCTCCCGCGCCTGGAGCGCTTCCGCGAGCTCCACCCCGACATCGAGCTCCACCTGACCAGCGCGGCCGAGCTGTGGGACTTCCTCGATGACCGCTTCGACATCGGCATCCGCTCGGGGCTGGGGCGGTGGACGGGGCTCAAGGCGGAGCAGGTCGCCACGGAGGGACTCAGCCCCGTGTGCAGCCCCGCGCTCGCGAAGAAGCTGCGCGTGCCCTCGGACCTGGCGAAGGTCCGGCTCATCCACGACACGCCGAAGGATGCGTGGCGCCGGTGGCTGGATGTCGCGGGAGTGAAGGGCGTGGACGCGGACAAGGGCCTCACGTTCAACGACGCGGGGCTCGTGCTCCAGTCCGCGCGGCAGGGAGATGGTGTCGCGCTGGGGCGGATGCTGCTCGCCGCGGATGACCTGAAGGCCGGACGCCTGGTCCAGCCCTTCCCGAAGGTGCTCCCCAACGACTTCGGCTACTGGCTCGTCCACCCTCGGCCCCTGTCGGGCCGCGAGGATGTGGTGCGGTTCAAGGACTGGCTGCTCGCCGAGGCCCGGGCTGGTGCCTCCGTGCATCGCGGTTTCGGTGGGATGTGAAACTTTTTGCCGCAGAGATGAGAGGAGGCGGAGTTCACTTGCTGACAGATGGAGATGACCCGGTCTGGGGTCGCTCACGTACTCCCTACTAATGTGATGTGACCACGATGTGGTCGATTGATAATCAGACGCCTTTTGCCGTGGAACGAACGTGGGTGCGTGACAAGTCGGGGCGACATCATTGGGTCGTCGCCGTCAAGGGTACCTTTGTTATCGGCGTGAACGGCCAGTTGAGCATTGCGGAAGAGCAGTACGCTCCTCTTCATGTGCCGGAGTATCGAGGGGTCCCCGGCTCATCGAGCCTTCGATACGAAGCGGATCTCATTCCCAGCAAGCCAACGACGGACATCCTCATCAACGCGCATGCTCATGCGCCCGAAGGGCGACCGGCACCCCAGGTCGTGGTATCTCTGCGAGTTGGCACCCTGAGGAAGACGCTGGTCGTCTACGGAGAGAGGGTCTACGTCGATGGCGTGCTGGGCTCGACGCGTTCCAGTCCTGCTCCCTTCTTGTCAAAGCCAGTCATCTATGAAAACGCGTTTGGTGGAACGGACACGAGTGAAAGAGATTTTCGAAAGCACCGTGTCGATGCGCGCAATCCCATTGGAAGAGGGCTCATCGGTCGCGTGGCTCCTTTCGTGGAATATCCGGATGGGGATGAGTCCAAACCCTGGCCGACGGGCTTTGGTGCAATCGCCAGTCATTGGTCTCCACGGCTGAAGTTCGCGGGGACCTACGACGAGCATTGGGAGAAGAATCGGAGGCCGCTGTTGCCGGAGGACTACGACGAGCGATTTCTTCTCTGCTCCCCTGCCGACCAACGTCCCTCCGTACCGATGACGGGAGGTGAAAGAATCGAACTGACGAACCTGAGTCCAGAGAGACTACTTCGATTCGAGCTGCCGCGCGTCACCCTGCGGTTTCGGACCTATTTCGGACGCAAGGTCCAAGCGCATGAGGGCCATCTGGCGAGCGTCATCATCGAACCCGAAGAATCCCGGCTCCTGTTGGTCTGGCATTCAATGCTTGGGGTCGGTGCTCTCGATGCGGAGTATCTCGACCGAACCGTCATCGAAGCCCGGACATTGGAATGAGCCAGTCCGTCCACATCGTTGCCCTGGGCGCACGTACCGTCATCGGCCTCTCCGCGGAGACGTCTGCTGCTGCAGCACGTGCCCAGATATCCCGGATTCGAGAGCACCCCCATCTCGTGGACCGTCGTGGAGAGCCCATTCGCGTCTCCTTGGATGCGGAACTGGACCCGGGACTCACGAGTTGGCAGCGGCTCCGAAAGCTGGCGGTCCCGCCACTGTGTGCAGTGCTCACCAAGCTCTCTTCCGGAAGCGACTGGCGAGCGCCGCTGGAGTTGCTGCTCGCCTTGCCGGAACCCAGACCCGGCTGGTCCGACGCGGATTCACAGCGCCTGGCCGAGGCGTTGGCACGAACCGCGCCGCCGACCGGAGGTCAACTCCAGGTCTTCGTCGCCGAACGCGGGCATGCGGGGGGACTTCATGCACTTGCCCAGGGGGCGCAGAAGATTGCTTGTGGCGCGAAAGACCTGTGCATCATCGGAGGCGTCGACAGCTATCTCGAGCCATGTACCTTGGATTGGCTCGATGCGAACCGCCAACTGGTTGGGCAGGGGGCCCGCTCGGGGTTCTTTCCCGGCGAGGGGGCTGGATTCATCGCCCTGGCAAGCCCCCATGCCCTCCGCACGCTGCGAATGCCATCCCTGGCAAAGGTCCGTGGCTTTCACGGTGCACAGGAGACGAGACTCATCAAGACGAATACAGAATGTCTCGGTGAAGGGCTCGCTGCGGCGATCTCAGGTGCGGTTTCGTGCCTCCGTCCTCAGGAATATGTCGACACCATCTATTGCGACATCAATGGAGAGCGCTATCGCAGCGAAGAGTGGGGGTTCGCGCTGATGAGGACTCAACATGCATTCAAGGATGCGACGCGCTACGTCGCACCCGCGAACTGCTGGGGAGACGTGGGCGCCGCCTCCGGCGCTTTGCTGTCGATTCTCGCCGTTCGCGCCTGGGAGCGGTCTTACAGCCGAGGGCCGCTCGCGCTCGTGTGGGGAAGCTCCGAGAGCGGCCTGCGCAGCTCGGTCTTGTTGGAGCAGGCACGGACGGAATGAGGGGGACACATGCCAACTGTCGCAGTCAACAGTCCGAAGACCCCAGCCCACAAAGGTAGCAACGGCGTCGCGGCCGCGACGGTGCCCAACGTTTGCAAGATGCCAGGGCCTCCCGCCCCATTTGTTCCGACCCCTTTGCCAAACATCGGCAGGAGCGGTGAAGACCCCAAAGGCTATACGACTCGTGTCACGGTCGAGGGGCAACCGGTCGCGATTTCAGGGGCGAGCTTTGGCTCTCAGGGAGACGTTGCCTCGAAAGGGACCGGCGGTGGACTCATATCCTCCAACACGCATGGGCCGACGAAGTTCGTGGGCCCCGGTTCGATGGACGTGAAGTTCGAGGGGAAGAACGTCCACCTCCTGGGCGACCCGATGCTCAACAACTGTGGGCCGAGCGGCAGCCCCGCCAATGCGGCGACGATGATGGGCCTGGTCCAAGGGATTCTGGTCGTACCCAAGCAGGGAGATGGCGACCTCAACTGCCCGCACCCCAACCTTCAGTACGATGACGTGGCAACGGATTCGACGCGACGCCAGGAACTGGACCAAAAAATCCAGAGCAAGGGGGCTTCATCTGAACGTCACTTCGCTGATGCCATTGTCGCGGAGGGGGCTGGAAATACGGCTGTGGCCGACAAGCTGCTGGAAGTGGCGTTGGAGCATGAGCGACAGTCCAAGGCGGATGCGTTCGAGAAGTTCGTAGGCAATGATACCCACGCGAAAGAGGTCTCCAAGAAGTTCCACTGTCCTGACTGCCTGATGGATGGTGAAATCGATGTGGTGACAGGGAGCGGCGTCGTCAAGGAGTGCAAGACGGGGAAGCCCAAGCTGAAGCAGCTCGAGAAGATAGCGTCTGCGTCCGCCGTGATTTTCCCAGGAGCTCCCGTTCACCTCGCGATTCCCAAAGGGATGAAGATTGGGACTCCATGGCCGCAGTCACAGATTCAGGAGCACTGACCCATGGCATCCGCATCCGACGTTTTTGTCGTGCTCGCAAAAGTGAGTGGAGAAGAGGCCCTCCGGATTGTTGAGCACGCGCTGGGCATGGTCGTCGAGCGCTATGACTTCGGGTTCCGAGGATATGGCGGAGTCGTGGCCCTGGTTTTCGAGGGAGAGGAGTTCATCCAAGAGCGCAAGCTGGCGGAGGATATTGCCTCGGTACAGTCGCTGGACCGCGGAGGGCTTGAGCAACTTGCTCATCGTGAGCACTGGTTCAGCATCGGGGGGAGCCTCCGCTTCCCGAACGAGCAACGTCAGTATGACTTCGACATCATCATGTACCCGACGTTCGATGCTGAGCGTCCAGCGTGCGTCGTCTTTCGCATGGACCCCTCGCTCTACACGGAGGTCGACGGCAGTGACGGAAATGGCTTCGATGAAGACGCCGCGGAGCGTCTGCTGAAGCTGTGTATCAGCCTTGGTGCGGCCGATGAGGTCGATGGGTTCCAGGCCTTGCTCCTCGGAGAACTGGAGGAGGTTCATCCGTTCGATGGCCCGGAGTTGCGTGCAGCTCTCGTGAGTCCGCGCTCCATTCGGGACCGGCTGTCGGGCAAGAAGGTTCTGCAACACGGGTTCGTGACGGGCATCCGGAAAACCATCCTGGGTGGGGTTGACCTGACTCCGTCATGGAACGGCTATCGGGTTCTCGAGACGACGCATGGTTTCGTCATTCTGAGCCGTCTGGTCGACCTTCGGAGGCGCCCCGAGAAGCCGTAAGATACCCCTGCGTCTTCTTTGAAAGGAGCTGCGCCTGAAGCTCTCGAACATTCCCTTCTGCACCACGGATTGGAGCGCCATCCCTCCCACCGAGCACGCGGGAGACACAGGCAAGGCGTTCTGGCGGACGCTCCAACTGGGAGACCTCCGGGTCCGGCTCGTCGAGTACACACCGGGCTACGTGGCGAACCACTGGTGCGCCCGGGGACACGTCCTGCTCGTGCTGGAGGGGACGCTGCACACCGAGCTGAAGGACGGCCGGCACTTCGAGCTGGGTCCGCTGATGAGCTATCAGGTCGCGGATGACGACGGCGAGCACCGCTCGTCGACCCAGACGGGCGCGAAGCTCTTCATCGTCGACTGACCCTCCGTCAGTCGTTGTTGGAATAGACGACCGAGGCAATCTTCCAGCCGTTGCCCGAGTTCACCAGGAGCCAGTGCTCCTGACCCCGGTTGATGACGCGCTCCCCGAGGTGGAACGTGAAGTCGAACGAGACGGCGGCGACGTCCCCATCCGTCTCGATGCGGATGTTCGTGAACTTCTCCTCGCTGGGCTCCTTGTCGGCGGTGACATCCGCGATGAAGGACGCGGGGGTGATCTTCTGCTGGGTCGGAGCCTTGCTCGCCTTGGGGTTCTTCGCGCGCAGCTGCTTGAGGAGCGCCTCCCCCTGCACGGGCTGGAAGATGACGCCGTCGTGCAGGAACAGGCCGAGGAACTTCTTCGAGTCCCTCTTGATGATGGACTGACGGAAGTCCTCGATGACGCCCTGGAGCTGCTGCCGGGCGACGGTGGTGTCCCGGGCAGGGGCTTGCGCGAAGGAGGGCAGCGAGACGAGCGCGACGAGCAGCGGAAGGGACAGGTTCATGGATGGCTTCGGAACGCGCAGTGCCTCCGGAAATTCCCCACGGCGCTCGGAGTCACTCTTCGGATTCCGCGGGCCCTGGAGGACAGGTGAGCTGGATGGGGGCGCCCCAGAGCTGTGTCTCCCCCGTGTCGTCATGGGCGAAGAAGAAGACGTGGTCGCCGCGCTGGGCGAAGCCATCCGGCGCCGAGCCGAACGTGCCGGGGCTGATGTCCGCGAGCTGGCCCGTGGTGGAGAGGGTGCCTCGGGTGAACCAGGGCTCGGGATACAGGCCATCCGTGGACGCGGTGAAGAACACCGTGCCGTTCGTCGCGGCGAACAGCGGTGAGAAGTATTCATCCCCCAGGGACAAGGGGTGATGCAGCCGCTTCGTCCCGTCGGCGGTTCCATCCGTGACCCAGAGCGACACGTCCCGGGGCGCGGGGCCGGTGTCGCTGATGGCCATGGAGAAGTAGAGCTTTCCTCCGGAGCGAGTCGTTCGCTGGATGTATGGCGTTGCCTCCGGCTTGTCCGCGAAGGGATTGGGGAGCGTGGTGATGCGAGTCTTCCCGCCGCCGCTCAACGAGACCCGGTTGATGTGGAGGAAGCGGGAATCGGAGGACGCGGTGGCCAGATAGACCTGGGACCCCAGGGTCCCCAGCAGGCGGGTGGGGCTCCCGAAGGACTCCAGGCGGAGCGTGCCGTCCCGGGTTCCATCCGTCTTCCACACCTCGGCGTTGGGGCTGTCATCCAGCACGAAGAGGCCCAGGTCGCCCGCGTGGCTCACGTCGTTGACGGAGGTGTTCGCGGCGTCCAGCTTCTTGACGGCGAAGGTTCCGGAGGACGTGCCATCCGTGCGCCAGAGCTCGGTGCCCTGGCTGCCCGAGGACAGGAACAGGTGGAGCGCATGGTCCACGGTCAGCGAGACGTAGCGGACCTGGAAGCCCGAGGGCAGGACGGCCACGCGGAAGGTTCCGGAGGACGTGCCGTCCGAGCGCCAGACTTCGTACAGGGGGAAGTGCGGCGCCGAGCCGGACACGGTGCGCACGAAGACGAGCAGTCCGTCGAGCGCGGTGATGTGATGGAACCAGGTGCTCTCGGGGCCGGGAGACAGGTCCTTGACGAGCCGCGTCCCCGCCTCGGTGCCGTTGCTGACCCACAGCTCGTTGCCGGTGGCGGGGTCCTGGAACTCGAAGAAGACGCGGGAGCCCGCAGCCACGAGCCCGCCCATGCGCGGAGGCCCGATGGGGGCGGGCGAGAACTTCTTCACCTCCGAGGTGCCTTGCGGCGTCCCATCGGTGCTCCAGAGCACGGAGGTGCCGTCGAGGAAGTTGGTCCCGAAGAAGAGCCGGCCCCGGGCGCTGACGAGCGAGTCGGTGCCCAGCATCCTCCCGCTGATGATGACGGGGCCACTCCCAGGGGGCGTGACGACCTGGATGCGAGAGGCCTCTCCAGGAGGACAGGCCCGCGCAGAGGCTTCACCGACGTCGGAGTCCGTCCGCGCGAGGGCTCCATCGAACGCCCCGAGTCCCATTCCCAACAATGCACAACAGAGTGTTCCCCGCATGTCTGCCCCTCCGGCGTCGTGGAGTGTCGACGACGGTGGGGAGGATGGGTCCTGTCGCCAATCGGTGCATGGGGGTGGGCGCGGTGTTCGGGAGTGCGCAAGATTCTGATAGCGGCTCTCCCGTCGCCCTCTTCATGGTGAGGGCATGCGAACCCATCTCGTTGCGCTCCTGCTGCTGCTCTCCGCTGGCTGTACACACGCGCCCTCGCGTCCCGACGCGGCCTCTTCCTCCGACGCCGTCGCCGCGCGCCCCGAGGACGTCGCCACCATCGACGGCGTGATGAAGGCCTTCTACGAGGTGGTCAACATCGCGCCGGACGAGCCGCGTCAGTGGGCTCGGGACAGGACGCTGTACAGCCCCTGGATTCACTTCGTGGCCATCGGCAAGACGCTGGAGGTGTACGACCACCCGCGCTTCGTGGCGTCCACGGAGCCGCTGATCGCGGGGGGCTTCCGGGAGTGGGAGATCCACCGGACCGTGAAGCGCTACGGCAACATCGCGCACGTGGCGTCCACCTACGAGGCGCGCACGGGCCCGGGGGAAGGCACGTCCGGCCGAGGCGTCAATTACCTCCAGCTCTACTTCGACGGCACGCGCTGGTGGGTCGCCAGCCTGGTGTGGCAGTCGGAGGACGCGGCGAATCCGATTCCGCCCGAGCTGCTGCCTGCTTCCCAACCCTGAGCCCTTCCGCCATCCTCACCGGATGAACCAGGACTGGGTGCCACCGTGCACGCTCCGTCTGCTCGTCACGACGCCCGAGCTGCTGGTGGGCGAATGGACGTGTGACGGCGGGCCGCGCTCGCGGTGGCGCGAGCAGGCCCGCTATCTGGAGGCGGACCTGCTCCAGACGGGCACCCACCTGCGCACGCATGGCAGCCGGCGCAGCGTGGTGGACCCGGCGACGGCGGCGCTCAACACGCCCGGCAACGAGTACTGGATGGAGACGCCGTCGGAGCGTCCCCAGCGCGGCACCTTGCTGTTGCTGAGAGGCGCTCTGGCGGAGGAGTGGACCCCTCGTGAGGGCTCCCACACCTGTCAGGTGTCCGCGAGCGCCGCGCGCCTGCACGTCCAGTTGCTCCGCGACCCGGACCCCTTCGCCCGCGAGGAGACGGCGCTGGCCCTGGTCCACCAGCTCCACACGGAGGAGCGTGCTCCTTCACGCAAGCCGCGCGCCTTCTCCGCGGCCTGGCGTCAGCTCGCGGAGGAGCTCCAGCACCTCATGGCCACGTCCTTCACGGAGCGGCTGACGGTGGGCGCGTTGGCGGAGAGCGCGAAGACGTCGCCCTTTCATGCCAGCCGCGTCTTCCGCGCGGTGACGGGAGAGACGCTGCACACGCACCTCACCCGCCTGAGACTCCGCGCCGCCCTCTTCGAGCTGGAGCACGCCGCGGGTCGCATCACCGACGTCGCGCTCGCGATGGGCTTCTCCTCGCACAGCCACTTCACCCACGCCTTCCGGCGCGAGTTCGGCTGCCCGCCCTCGGTGCTGGCTACCAACGGGCGTGAGGGTTGGCGACCTGGCGCGTCGTCGCGTTGAGCCGGTTCCAGAGGTTGACCATCCCGATGGACATGACCAGGGCCGCCAGGGCCTGCTCGTCGTAGTGCTTCGCGGCCTCGTTCCAGATGTCGTCGGGGACGGGGTCCGACTTGTCGCCGAGGCGGGTGACGCACTCGGTGAGCGCCAGCGCGGCCCGCTCGGCGTCGGTGAAGTAGGGCACATCCCTCCACGCGGCCACCGCGAAGAGGCGGTCCTCCGTCTCACCCGACTTCCGCGCCATCCTCGCGTGCATGTCCACGCACACGCCGCATCCGTTGATTTGGCTGGCGCGCAGGTTC
Encoded here:
- a CDS encoding kelch repeat-containing protein; protein product: MASSRVSRSLVVLLCCAWTFACEQKQELPASSEAVALARAYFPELASRRGTSKVFSASEVPLTPQDDRALTSRLVGAGALELTTRGMTFRVEQTLGADDSAVLSREEAVAFSGARHFWFPVGDFASLSQGWRGSRIEEAWVVDGSEPLHRAEYHVTLPPWVSRLHDAGEYVEFLDTEGQPVLRFHPSEVRDAKGQSRRGRVLLSGVSRSSRANVFDASGPRVSLVTEVSLEGLAAPMVVDPGWSSTASMATARSQHAALLQADGSVLVAGGVNNLGFVTTAERFDVERGTWASAGSPGIQGNITMGVRLPSGRSLFLMDGSLTGVLHDAATNTWSATGPASASRSVGTATLLASGEVLVAGGSNLATSEIYDPVANSFTAAGNLSVVHRGHVSVLLRDGRVLLVSGTNGSSTELPQVELFDPAARTWTQVAPLLVPRHYATGTLLPDGRVLLAGGYTGSNAVSTHAEIYDPAANTWTATGALNHRRNGHTATLLPSGKVLVSGGVDEGRNPQPISELYDPATGTWSPAGTMAVGRENSTATLLTTGQVLVTGGHSSPGGTTFYAGVDVYEASSDRWSPAGNLSRVRGYAASVLLPSGDVLLVGGSDAAGAVATVERYSRASNAWAPSASLATARARPTASLLPSGRVLAAGGEGGGAPLASVEEYDATANAWSTVGAMTAARVGHTATVLGSGRVFVVGGSGTNVAEVYDPAARTWSAVAAAPTVRLEHAAVLLNDGRILVAGGRNPGGLLASAELYDPVANTWAPAASLAQGRATFTMTLLPSGRVLATAGMSGAGELASAELYDPVSNTWTAAGNLATARVFHSAVLLPSGRVLVAGGEGSPGVSLASAELYDTTTRTWKVVTALAAARARFALDVLPSGEVLAAGGEGSGGAWLASAELFEDTGSPPATRPVVTGPDTASQGCPVRITGTQFRGASGGSSGDYRDSAANLPVVRVRTVEGDRLWALPGTEMTATGVTVTIPATMPVGTQVVSVFANAVSGGRVLTVIANTAPVARDLSVSTGFGAPVNITLEATDAEAGAPLGYVIVTPPTHGTLSGTPPAVTYTPNAGYSGPDSFTYRARDCGLDSNVSTVSINVAATNPPTITCPADLQVEATGASGATVTYPPATATDDTTANPTVTYSHPSGSTLPLGETVITATAEDADGAQASCTFRVTVRDTTPPTLVCPENVRVVGDDGGGALVTYTVPASVDGISGPATVTATPASGTRFPSGRTRVVVTATDAAGNSASCEFEVLVQARVVSIAGGGCQSAGGGGLGWGAAWVLAAWASRRRGKERRPVRSRVRMGALAVALVSTSAVGQTVSSPLVAFDAERLRLSASATDSLMVDTGRVLTEGGYRLSLLAGYERGILILEGNDGSSRSILHYRTSAWLQGAWSPVDRLEVSARLPVIISQGGHGAGLYEGVSEPSSSGLGTPEVGARYALMRREDGAPLSLAVGLDVGLPGGRASAFGRQEHWAGMQFSPRVSLGREVGMFALGASVGARVRSKEVEPGRDVGTELEQSVVVATRGKGLRGELALQVAESLVHPDVAVELLGGVRLPIGSGFEVNALAGHGFTDIPGTPSWRVGAGIAWAHEPEQKPDSDSDGDSVPDKKDRCPREAGVPENDGCPDRDSDGDGVVDRLDRCPDEAGIAESQGCPEPDEDGDGVPDAKDKCPKEKGTAENQGCPAVKDTDGDGVPDDEDKCPSEKGTAENQGCPAVKDTDGDGVPDGEDKCPSEKGTAENQGCPAPVKKPVQEEKLSLSGRRVTFPVGLAVIEGEGARVLDEVVEMLKSRPDVAIRVEGHTDNTGPETLNQELSQSRAEAVRSYLIQRGINGSRLEARGYGPSRPVASNDTPEGRSANRRVDFVIKN
- a CDS encoding LysE family translocator, coding for MIPAEVWVMFLGYTVPMVFSPGPGNTVLATAGGRFGIRGSLPFWLGFEVANVALCIIYGLGLGSVLQEIPALHEVLRVCSVVYLLYLAWGFFRSARGSAGGEDASVEKLGFVEGLLAVAFNPKIHSMVLVMFSQFLNPASGALTQAAMLTVAFLGVCVVCHFPWIYGGKLILGRFRSEKALRIQGWTFGACMMGVAAYVAFA
- the gcvA gene encoding transcriptional regulator GcvA; amino-acid sequence: MRRIPPLGALRAFEAGARHLSFTRAATELRVTQAAISHHVRQLEDWLGVSLFERRGHALTLTRKGQEYLRELTPVFERLSEATTRLSEAEQGPLRLTVLPSFASCWLLPRLERFRELHPDIELHLTSAAELWDFLDDRFDIGIRSGLGRWTGLKAEQVATEGLSPVCSPALAKKLRVPSDLAKVRLIHDTPKDAWRRWLDVAGVKGVDADKGLTFNDAGLVLQSARQGDGVALGRMLLAADDLKAGRLVQPFPKVLPNDFGYWLVHPRPLSGREDVVRFKDWLLAEARAGASVHRGFGGM
- a CDS encoding DUF2169 family type VI secretion system accessory protein; this translates as MWSIDNQTPFAVERTWVRDKSGRHHWVVAVKGTFVIGVNGQLSIAEEQYAPLHVPEYRGVPGSSSLRYEADLIPSKPTTDILINAHAHAPEGRPAPQVVVSLRVGTLRKTLVVYGERVYVDGVLGSTRSSPAPFLSKPVIYENAFGGTDTSERDFRKHRVDARNPIGRGLIGRVAPFVEYPDGDESKPWPTGFGAIASHWSPRLKFAGTYDEHWEKNRRPLLPEDYDERFLLCSPADQRPSVPMTGGERIELTNLSPERLLRFELPRVTLRFRTYFGRKVQAHEGHLASVIIEPEESRLLLVWHSMLGVGALDAEYLDRTVIEARTLE